One region of Longimicrobium sp. genomic DNA includes:
- a CDS encoding helix-turn-helix domain-containing protein, protein MQPVLRPLIVLHSDAVFKERLRRIGSQRFKSQFVNDWDGLRTALKEAPPAALVVVDPYTHSYGAEAELAPDLRSLLWEYPTATVIAALEVKRQRVRDLRTLGEWGVKEVIALDEEDTLEAISRRLRSAQGRPLQSLLERSLPPTLSGRARTLLMAAAEVVAEGGHGRDLAASLRLSERTLLRWAEQADLPPPRRVLAWMRVLLACELLDDPGQTVLSVAYTCGYASDSSLRRAVQEFTGVLLTELRQEGAFATASEKFLAELEDTRESGRARRKAERAEARAAKTAGAGAAN, encoded by the coding sequence ATGCAGCCCGTTCTACGCCCCCTCATCGTCCTCCACTCCGACGCGGTGTTCAAGGAACGCCTGCGCCGGATCGGGAGCCAGCGCTTCAAGAGCCAGTTCGTGAACGACTGGGACGGACTGCGCACGGCGCTAAAGGAGGCCCCGCCCGCCGCGCTGGTGGTGGTGGACCCGTACACCCACAGCTACGGCGCCGAGGCCGAGCTCGCGCCCGACCTGCGCTCGCTGCTGTGGGAGTACCCCACGGCCACCGTGATCGCCGCGCTGGAGGTGAAGCGCCAGCGCGTGCGCGACCTGCGCACGCTGGGCGAGTGGGGGGTGAAGGAGGTGATCGCGCTGGATGAGGAAGACACCCTCGAGGCGATCAGCCGCCGCCTTCGCTCGGCGCAGGGGCGGCCGCTGCAGAGCCTGCTGGAGCGCTCGCTGCCGCCCACGCTGAGCGGGCGCGCGCGGACGCTGCTGATGGCCGCCGCCGAGGTGGTGGCCGAGGGCGGCCACGGGCGCGACCTGGCCGCCAGCCTGCGCCTTTCCGAGCGCACGCTGCTGCGCTGGGCCGAGCAGGCGGACCTGCCGCCGCCACGCCGCGTGCTGGCCTGGATGCGCGTGCTCCTTGCCTGCGAGCTGCTGGACGACCCCGGCCAGACGGTGCTCTCCGTGGCCTACACCTGCGGCTACGCCAGCGACAGCTCGCTGCGCCGCGCGGTGCAGGAGTTCACGGGCGTGCTGCTGACCGAGCTGCGCCAGGAGGGTGCCTTCGCCACGGCGAGCGAGAAGTTCCTGGCCGAGCTGGAGGACACGCGCGAGAGCGGCCGTGCGCGCCGCAAGGCCGAGCGCGCGGAAGCGCGGGCGGCCAAGACCGCGGGTGCCGGCGCGGCGAACTGA